One part of the Prochlorococcus marinus str. MIT 9313 genome encodes these proteins:
- the rplC gene encoding 50S ribosomal protein L3, with amino-acid sequence MSIGILGKKLGMSQFFDDQGRAIPVTLIEAGPCRITQLKTSEIDGYAAVQIGFGDTREKLINKPSKGHLTKSGEVLLKHLREYRVEGLEGLELGAAITVGSFEAGQKVDVSGDTMGRGFAGYQKRHGFSRGPMSHGSKNHREPGSTGAGTTPGRIYPGKRMAGRYGGKKRTTRGLTILKVDSNRNLLVVKGSVPGKPGALLNIRPAKRVGNKPAQGGK; translated from the coding sequence ATGTCAATCGGCATCCTTGGGAAGAAACTGGGCATGTCTCAGTTCTTCGACGATCAAGGCAGAGCCATCCCGGTCACCCTGATCGAGGCGGGTCCCTGCCGCATCACCCAACTCAAGACTTCTGAAATCGACGGTTATGCCGCCGTTCAGATCGGTTTCGGTGATACCCGCGAAAAATTGATCAACAAGCCTTCCAAAGGGCACCTCACCAAATCTGGCGAGGTTCTCTTGAAGCATCTACGCGAATATCGCGTCGAGGGCCTTGAAGGGCTAGAGCTGGGAGCAGCGATCACCGTCGGCAGCTTTGAAGCTGGCCAGAAGGTAGACGTCAGTGGCGACACGATGGGGCGTGGTTTCGCTGGTTATCAAAAGCGCCACGGCTTCAGCCGTGGTCCGATGAGCCACGGTTCCAAAAACCATCGAGAGCCAGGCTCCACAGGTGCTGGAACCACGCCAGGAAGGATTTATCCAGGAAAACGCATGGCTGGCCGCTACGGCGGCAAAAAGCGCACCACCCGTGGACTCACCATCCTCAAAGTGGACAGCAACCGCAATCTCCTGGTGGTGAAGGGGTCGGTGCCTGGCAAGCCAGGCGCCCTGCTCAACATCAGACCCGCAAAACGCGTAGGCAACAAGCCTGCTCAAGGAGGTAAGTGA
- a CDS encoding NAD(P)H-quinone oxidoreductase subunit N, whose amino-acid sequence MPLLLSGRVFRRDLDACGCLAMHVPLEGGSETRLLRRLRAAGYRTQLSSARGLGDPEVFLFELHGIRPPHLGHQSVGRNGAVGEVQQVMPQLAELFVDNAPVVLWLLEGQVLSRSELLALCDLCKRESRLRVVVEMGGARSLNWQPMSTLLGD is encoded by the coding sequence ATGCCGCTGTTGCTTTCTGGTCGGGTGTTTCGCCGTGACCTGGATGCTTGCGGCTGTCTGGCCATGCATGTTCCCCTTGAAGGTGGCAGTGAAACCCGTTTGCTGCGAAGGCTTCGGGCTGCTGGATACCGCACCCAGCTCAGCTCAGCTCGGGGGCTTGGCGATCCGGAGGTGTTTCTGTTTGAGCTGCACGGTATTCGGCCTCCTCATCTCGGTCATCAAAGCGTTGGGCGCAATGGGGCTGTCGGTGAGGTTCAGCAGGTGATGCCCCAGTTGGCTGAATTATTTGTCGACAACGCTCCTGTGGTGCTCTGGCTTTTGGAGGGGCAGGTGCTGTCAAGATCTGAGCTCTTGGCGCTTTGTGATCTTTGTAAGCGTGAGTCGCGTTTACGGGTCGTTGTTGAGATGGGTGGTGCTCGCAGTTTGAATTGGCAGCCGATGTCCACTTTGCTCGGGGACTGA
- a CDS encoding LdpA C-terminal domain-containing domain has translation MKLICGASNQDLLAITDLCAVFAAAGIHCVDVAADAAVVRAARQGLDWVQARSGFRPWLMVSISDGKDAHFRKAWFDPARCPSDCSRPCQHSCPAEAIGEQGGVQLSRCYGCGRCLPTCPLGLIDEHDRRLELKDFGPLLAELHPDAVEIHTAPGRAEAFESTVAELMSAQVPLQRIGVSCGLEGHGLTVEALASELWQRYVCLRRSGQRPLWQLDGRPMSGDIGSGTARVAIALWRKLRPLAPPGPLQLAGGTNAHTITYLSSEHGPAGIAFGGMARRLLQPWLLEAQARHVSLREWPEGWQAALAQAEQLVRPWLFRQSGS, from the coding sequence GTGAAGTTGATCTGTGGTGCCAGCAATCAGGATTTGCTTGCCATTACAGACCTTTGTGCGGTTTTTGCCGCGGCTGGTATTCACTGTGTGGATGTGGCGGCCGATGCTGCCGTTGTCAGGGCAGCTCGTCAGGGGCTTGATTGGGTGCAAGCTCGGAGTGGTTTTCGTCCTTGGTTGATGGTGAGCATCAGCGATGGCAAGGATGCCCATTTTCGAAAAGCTTGGTTTGATCCTGCTCGCTGTCCAAGCGATTGTTCGCGGCCTTGTCAACATTCTTGTCCTGCTGAGGCTATTGGTGAGCAAGGGGGGGTTCAGCTAAGCCGTTGTTACGGCTGTGGACGATGTCTGCCGACTTGTCCGCTTGGTTTGATCGATGAACATGACCGGCGACTTGAACTGAAAGATTTCGGACCTCTGTTGGCGGAATTGCATCCTGATGCAGTCGAGATTCACACGGCACCTGGGCGGGCTGAGGCCTTTGAATCCACAGTTGCAGAGCTGATGTCGGCTCAGGTGCCTCTGCAGCGGATTGGGGTGAGTTGTGGCCTTGAGGGGCATGGGCTCACGGTTGAGGCTTTAGCAAGTGAGTTGTGGCAAAGATATGTTTGTTTAAGGCGTTCTGGGCAAAGACCTCTTTGGCAGCTTGATGGCCGACCCATGAGTGGCGATATCGGGTCAGGAACGGCTCGAGTTGCTATAGCGCTTTGGCGGAAGCTGCGGCCATTGGCTCCGCCTGGCCCCCTCCAGTTAGCGGGGGGCACCAATGCCCACACGATCACCTATCTCTCTAGTGAGCATGGGCCGGCAGGCATTGCCTTTGGCGGCATGGCTCGTCGTCTCCTTCAGCCCTGGTTGCTTGAAGCACAGGCCAGGCATGTGAGCCTGAGAGAATGGCCTGAGGGTTGGCAAGCTGCTCTTGCGCAGGCAGAGCAGCTTGTTCGTCCATGGCTGTTCCGCCAATCTGGGTCGTAA
- a CDS encoding prephenate/arogenate dehydrogenase, whose protein sequence is MDCSARTVGMEQNKNTSLCAGVVGLGLIGGSLGLDLQALGWKVNGLVHRSTTADRARARGLAHLVSTDPGILADCDLVILALPLAQLLNPDPNLLKALPAAAVVTDVGSVKMPVLELWRDLHPRFVASHPMAGTAEAGVDAGLRGLFQQRPWVATPDNQTDLEALELVRRFAVSLGSQWFTADAANHDQAVALISHLPVLVSAALLRTVGEERDPAVRELARVLSSSGFADTTRVGGGNPQLGTSMAESNTAAILRGLAAYRWSLEQLEEAVLNGHWSQLKAELERSQALRPSFLVAANNDLNSPPATDDLAEP, encoded by the coding sequence ATGGACTGCAGTGCGAGAACCGTAGGGATGGAGCAGAACAAAAACACATCACTTTGCGCTGGAGTCGTAGGGCTTGGGCTGATTGGTGGCTCCTTGGGATTGGATCTGCAGGCGCTTGGTTGGAAGGTCAATGGTCTGGTGCATCGTTCCACTACTGCTGATAGGGCTCGCGCTAGGGGTTTGGCTCACTTGGTGAGTACCGATCCGGGCATTCTCGCGGATTGTGATTTGGTGATCCTGGCGCTGCCTTTGGCTCAGCTGCTCAATCCAGATCCGAATCTTCTAAAGGCTTTGCCTGCAGCTGCTGTGGTAACTGATGTGGGTTCAGTGAAGATGCCTGTTTTAGAGCTCTGGCGCGACCTACACCCCCGCTTTGTGGCTAGCCATCCCATGGCAGGCACCGCTGAAGCAGGAGTGGACGCAGGGCTGCGGGGCTTATTTCAGCAACGTCCTTGGGTAGCGACACCTGACAATCAAACAGACCTTGAGGCGCTCGAGTTGGTGCGTCGATTTGCGGTGTCTTTGGGCAGTCAATGGTTTACGGCGGATGCAGCTAACCATGATCAAGCGGTGGCGCTGATTTCCCACCTGCCTGTGCTGGTGAGTGCTGCGTTGCTACGAACAGTGGGTGAGGAGCGTGATCCTGCTGTTCGCGAACTCGCCAGAGTGCTGTCTTCTAGTGGTTTTGCTGATACCACCAGGGTGGGTGGTGGCAATCCCCAGTTGGGGACATCTATGGCTGAGAGCAACACCGCAGCGATCTTGCGTGGTTTGGCTGCTTATCGCTGGAGCTTGGAGCAGCTTGAGGAGGCCGTTTTGAATGGGCACTGGTCGCAGTTAAAGGCTGAATTGGAACGTTCCCAGGCATTGCGACCCAGCTTTCTTGTTGCTGCTAACAACGACCTCAATTCGCCACCCGCAACTGATGACCTCGCTGAGCCATGA
- a CDS encoding DUF2839 domain-containing protein encodes MGEARRRSEQGLAPRQKQSKKDDSPRIVSWLPITQRDKERFYAITTRGAWIGIGFMVALWVVARFIGPAAGWWTPADAR; translated from the coding sequence ATGGGAGAAGCCAGACGACGATCCGAACAGGGCCTAGCACCACGCCAGAAACAATCCAAAAAAGATGACTCCCCCAGAATCGTCTCCTGGCTGCCCATTACCCAACGTGATAAAGAGCGTTTTTACGCCATCACAACCCGTGGCGCCTGGATTGGCATCGGCTTCATGGTGGCTTTGTGGGTCGTAGCGCGCTTCATAGGCCCAGCCGCTGGGTGGTGGACCCCCGCCGATGCCAGGTAA
- a CDS encoding fructosamine kinase family protein, with translation MNERLRQGLVAAEGPLSGEVIKDVECVAGGCIHQAWCLQLKGGRQLFAKTGGADALPMLKVEVEGLKALKAWVDPGVLEVPEPLAFDQVCGEAVLLLPWLDFRAGNQASLGRGLALLHRASAAENPGRFGWPVDGFIGAGSQPGGWREQWGDAFVTLRLRPQLREAARWGLDLVDVEPILAALIPWLDRHQPSPSLVHGDLWSGNANVLSDGRGVLLDPATWWADREVDLAMTQLFGGFSQDFYIGYENVWPLPADASQRVEVYNLYHLINHANLFGGSYRNQSQAILNRLASWLLT, from the coding sequence ATGAACGAGCGTCTGAGACAGGGCTTGGTAGCAGCCGAGGGACCTTTGAGTGGTGAAGTGATTAAGGATGTTGAGTGCGTCGCAGGCGGATGCATTCATCAGGCCTGGTGTTTGCAGTTGAAGGGTGGTCGGCAACTGTTTGCCAAAACAGGTGGGGCAGATGCTTTGCCAATGCTCAAGGTCGAAGTTGAGGGGCTAAAGGCTCTTAAGGCATGGGTTGATCCGGGAGTGTTGGAGGTGCCGGAGCCTTTGGCGTTTGATCAGGTCTGTGGTGAAGCCGTGTTGTTGCTGCCTTGGTTGGATTTTCGGGCGGGTAATCAGGCATCCCTGGGCCGTGGATTGGCTCTTTTGCATCGGGCGTCTGCCGCCGAAAACCCCGGACGCTTTGGTTGGCCCGTGGATGGTTTTATCGGTGCGGGCTCTCAGCCAGGGGGGTGGAGGGAGCAGTGGGGCGACGCATTCGTGACGCTGCGCTTGCGTCCTCAGCTCAGAGAGGCGGCTCGATGGGGCTTGGATCTGGTTGATGTTGAGCCAATCCTCGCGGCGTTAATCCCTTGGTTGGATCGCCATCAACCAAGTCCAAGTCTCGTGCATGGGGACCTTTGGAGTGGCAATGCCAATGTTCTCTCAGATGGGCGGGGAGTCTTGCTAGATCCTGCTACCTGGTGGGCCGATAGAGAAGTTGATTTGGCGATGACTCAATTATTCGGTGGTTTTTCGCAGGATTTTTATATCGGATATGAGAACGTATGGCCACTACCAGCTGATGCAAGCCAAAGGGTGGAGGTTTATAACCTTTATCACCTCATCAATCACGCCAATCTGTTTGGAGGCTCATATCGAAATCAGAGCCAAGCCATTCTGAATCGTTTGGCAAGTTGGTTGCTGACTTGA
- a CDS encoding AAA family ATPase: MKPKRITDDLDRLLDLLPLAVQQALATPNSREQLLEVVLDLGRVPEARYPGRALALGEQCLTRDDLQTTVDRLGQFGADNRAGIERTLHRISAIRNRQREVVGLTCRVGRAVFGTVAMVRDLLDSGQSLLLMGRPGVGKTTALREIARVLADDLQRRVVVIDTSNEIAGDGDIPHPAIGRARRMQVSLPEQQHQVMIEAVENHMPEVIVIDEIGTELEAQAARTIAERGVQLVATAHGNALANLIKNPTLSDLVGGIQAVTLGDEEARRRRTQKTVLERAAEPTFPVAVEMNTRNRWSIHADVAATVDQLLRGQLPRPQLRELGSDGSVRLVDAQPSRSSSPRPALAAVPLPDPQAPSPRAAPPAQDHAEAISAERADHRALQVLCCGITPQLVDEAIRRHGWPVRWVDDLHEADVVLSIRKGLGHQPTLRRQARESRVPVLVIKSDTLPQVERALERLLARRAGPQDQISHSESQDGDQEDALAALEECRLAVEKVVLPYGRPVELLPRSEQVRQMQVDLVTRYRLSSDVFGQAEQQRLRVYPP; this comes from the coding sequence ATGAAGCCAAAGCGTATTACTGATGATCTAGACCGATTGTTGGATTTGTTGCCTCTTGCGGTTCAGCAGGCTTTAGCGACACCCAATAGCCGGGAGCAGTTACTCGAGGTGGTCTTGGATCTCGGCAGAGTGCCTGAAGCACGCTATCCAGGACGAGCGCTTGCTTTAGGAGAGCAGTGCCTCACGCGCGATGACCTGCAAACCACTGTTGATCGATTGGGCCAGTTTGGTGCTGACAACCGTGCTGGTATTGAACGAACTCTGCATCGCATCAGTGCTATTCGTAATCGCCAGCGAGAGGTGGTGGGCCTCACCTGCCGTGTGGGAAGGGCCGTTTTTGGCACCGTGGCGATGGTGAGAGATTTACTGGATAGTGGACAATCGCTCTTGTTGATGGGGCGCCCAGGAGTTGGTAAGACCACCGCGCTGCGTGAGATTGCCAGGGTTCTTGCTGATGATCTGCAACGCAGGGTTGTGGTGATTGACACCAGTAACGAGATTGCTGGTGACGGGGATATTCCCCATCCAGCTATTGGTCGGGCCAGGCGCATGCAAGTGTCTCTGCCAGAACAACAACATCAGGTCATGATTGAGGCCGTGGAGAACCACATGCCGGAAGTCATCGTGATTGATGAAATCGGTACGGAGCTAGAGGCCCAGGCTGCGCGCACGATCGCTGAACGGGGGGTGCAGCTTGTGGCTACGGCCCATGGCAATGCTTTGGCGAATTTGATCAAGAATCCAACCCTTAGTGATCTTGTTGGCGGGATTCAGGCTGTCACTCTTGGAGATGAAGAGGCAAGGCGACGACGCACGCAGAAGACTGTGCTTGAGAGGGCTGCTGAGCCCACTTTCCCTGTGGCAGTTGAAATGAATACTCGCAATCGTTGGTCGATTCATGCCGACGTGGCTGCCACTGTTGATCAGTTGCTGCGCGGACAGTTGCCACGCCCCCAGTTGCGGGAGCTGGGCTCTGATGGATCGGTGCGGCTCGTGGATGCGCAGCCGAGTCGATCATCTTCACCACGTCCTGCTCTGGCAGCGGTCCCTTTGCCGGATCCACAAGCACCTTCTCCTAGAGCGGCTCCACCTGCCCAAGATCATGCTGAGGCGATCTCTGCTGAGCGTGCAGATCACAGAGCACTTCAGGTGCTCTGTTGTGGAATCACGCCCCAACTGGTGGATGAGGCTATTCGTCGTCATGGCTGGCCTGTTCGTTGGGTGGATGACCTCCATGAGGCTGACGTTGTGCTCAGCATCCGTAAGGGACTCGGCCATCAGCCAACTCTGAGACGTCAGGCGCGTGAATCACGTGTGCCGGTCCTTGTGATTAAGTCCGACACATTGCCTCAGGTAGAGCGTGCGCTGGAGCGGCTGCTAGCACGTCGCGCTGGGCCGCAAGATCAGATCTCACATTCAGAGTCTCAGGATGGTGATCAGGAAGATGCCCTGGCTGCACTTGAAGAGTGCAGATTGGCTGTGGAAAAGGTAGTGCTGCCCTATGGACGACCGGTGGAGCTCTTACCCCGTAGCGAGCAGGTTCGTCAGATGCAGGTTGATTTGGTGACGCGCTATCGCCTCAGTAGTGATGTTTTCGGCCAGGCGGAACAACAGCGATTGCGGGTTTATCCCCCTTGA
- a CDS encoding helicase — translation MLEARSHQQLKHLLLQNSSPWPHHLTLSRLVARSLRRKDHTLIQLDPRSKDLWWLGLLVPLCLEAKDAVMILSDQQRRRLLKVELPQLLTKGIKLPCWEGHLPPSGNQLWLMNHSELIEAHHQGHLKSRQLIIPEADQLSQRLRDSMALSITPQDWERLRRAHPSAEASLMQLHERLSRSLFTHATRANAQVRLDGSEIQALKDLMRLLGPSPSPWPAVLKADSRFWASWAELDHRLLQWQWHLQPLEPLQNLPGLLRDQPSVLLSGSREHELVRTELDAAAFPATVIARLNEPNLQEPIPLFAPRRQPLPNTEIYAEHLLDQCRRLILGRPGITVVLLDDQQLRRQLTSELAAEFGRRVVHETTAPESNGVVCCRWAWWLHHQDQLPLPEQLIVALLPLASVESPLTAARVESLKNQGLDWFRDLLLPEALSLLTPAIAPLRKNHGRLAILDGRLRGRSWGKQVLSTLEPWTPLQRLLPD, via the coding sequence ATGCTCGAAGCCCGCAGCCATCAGCAACTCAAGCACCTGCTCCTGCAGAACTCCTCGCCCTGGCCTCATCACCTCACTTTGAGCCGTCTTGTTGCCCGCAGTCTCAGGCGCAAAGATCACACCCTGATCCAGCTCGACCCTCGTAGCAAAGACCTCTGGTGGCTTGGTCTGCTGGTTCCTCTCTGCCTGGAGGCCAAGGATGCTGTGATGATCCTTTCCGATCAGCAGCGACGGCGACTCCTCAAGGTAGAACTGCCACAACTGCTGACGAAAGGCATCAAACTCCCCTGCTGGGAAGGGCACCTTCCGCCCTCAGGGAATCAACTGTGGTTGATGAACCACAGTGAGTTGATTGAGGCACACCACCAGGGGCATCTCAAATCAAGGCAGTTGATCATTCCAGAAGCAGACCAACTAAGCCAGCGACTAAGGGACAGCATGGCTTTGTCGATCACACCTCAAGACTGGGAGCGTTTGCGGCGGGCACATCCTTCTGCGGAGGCTTCCCTCATGCAACTGCACGAACGATTAAGCCGCAGCCTGTTTACTCACGCCACCCGAGCCAATGCCCAGGTTCGCCTTGATGGCAGCGAAATTCAGGCTCTCAAAGATCTCATGCGACTTCTAGGCCCCTCACCTTCCCCTTGGCCTGCAGTGCTGAAGGCCGATAGCCGTTTTTGGGCAAGCTGGGCCGAACTCGATCACCGACTACTGCAATGGCAATGGCATCTACAACCGCTCGAACCCCTTCAAAATCTTCCAGGTCTGTTACGAGACCAACCGTCTGTCCTGCTGAGCGGATCACGGGAGCACGAACTGGTCCGCACTGAGTTGGACGCTGCAGCATTTCCTGCCACCGTCATAGCCAGATTGAATGAACCCAACCTGCAGGAACCAATACCTCTTTTTGCACCGCGCCGCCAACCACTACCGAATACCGAAATCTATGCAGAGCATCTGCTCGATCAATGCCGCCGTCTGATCCTGGGGCGTCCGGGCATCACTGTGGTGTTACTTGACGATCAGCAACTGCGCCGCCAACTCACAAGTGAGTTGGCGGCGGAATTTGGACGCAGAGTCGTTCATGAAACCACCGCTCCCGAATCCAACGGTGTTGTCTGTTGCCGCTGGGCTTGGTGGCTTCATCACCAGGATCAACTCCCTCTCCCAGAACAACTAATCGTGGCCTTGCTTCCCCTGGCGAGCGTAGAGTCACCACTCACAGCAGCAAGAGTAGAATCCCTCAAGAATCAAGGTCTTGACTGGTTCCGAGACCTTCTCTTGCCTGAAGCTCTCAGCCTGCTTACACCAGCCATAGCTCCGCTCCGAAAAAATCACGGACGACTAGCAATCCTGGACGGACGTCTACGAGGACGGAGCTGGGGGAAGCAAGTGCTGAGCACACTCGAGCCCTGGACACCCCTGCAACGCCTATTACCGGATTAA
- the crtD gene encoding C-3',4' desaturase CrtD, which translates to MAEDSIIVIGGGIAGLTATALLAKQGLPVTLVEAHHQPGGCAGTFRRGPYIFDVGATQVAGLEPSGSHERIYRHLNLPMPQAELLNPACAVDLADGSQPIQLWHDPKRWEQEWRYHFPGSDSFWALTAKLHQSNWGFASHDPVVTPRNAWDLGQLLQALRPATITSGLLSSLTVADLLKLCGCEQDQRLRKFLDLQIKLYSQEPLDRTAALYGATVLQMAQAPLGLWHLQGSMQKLSDDLMHALQRDGGQVLLRHRVVGLELATRGMAWTVSIKTPNGKALELTTPDVVCSLPPQCLRSLMPQGTGMPKAYRQRLMKLPQPSGALVFYGAIDRSALPKNCPVHLQRASKTPGSLFVSISREGDGRAPAGQATVIASVFTATAEWWGLTESTYQERKQTALLAIRQTLESWLDLAPEAWQHQELATPRSFAHWTGRPNGIVGGLGQHPSQFGPFGLASRTPMRGLWLCGDSIHPGEGTAGVSISALMTCRQLMAQRGHQLRVAN; encoded by the coding sequence ATGGCTGAGGACTCAATCATCGTGATCGGGGGCGGCATTGCCGGCCTAACGGCAACAGCCCTCTTAGCCAAGCAAGGATTACCCGTCACCTTGGTGGAAGCGCACCATCAACCTGGAGGGTGTGCCGGCACCTTCAGACGAGGTCCCTATATCTTCGATGTGGGTGCCACCCAGGTTGCTGGCCTAGAACCCAGTGGCAGCCATGAACGCATCTATAGGCATCTGAACCTGCCCATGCCACAAGCGGAGCTACTCAACCCCGCTTGTGCAGTGGATCTCGCCGACGGATCCCAACCCATTCAGCTCTGGCATGATCCAAAGCGCTGGGAACAAGAATGGCGATATCACTTCCCTGGCAGTGACTCCTTCTGGGCTCTGACTGCCAAGCTCCACCAAAGCAACTGGGGCTTTGCCAGCCATGATCCGGTCGTCACACCCCGCAACGCTTGGGACTTAGGCCAACTGCTTCAAGCTCTGCGTCCAGCAACAATCACCTCAGGGCTATTGAGCAGCCTGACAGTGGCAGATCTCTTAAAGCTATGCGGCTGTGAGCAGGATCAGCGCCTTCGCAAATTCTTAGACCTCCAGATCAAGCTCTATTCGCAAGAACCGCTCGATCGCACAGCCGCCCTCTATGGAGCCACCGTGTTGCAAATGGCTCAAGCACCTCTTGGGCTCTGGCATCTGCAGGGATCGATGCAAAAACTCAGCGATGACCTAATGCATGCCCTGCAGCGGGATGGCGGCCAGGTATTGCTGCGCCATCGTGTGGTGGGCCTAGAACTAGCTACGCGGGGCATGGCTTGGACAGTCAGCATCAAAACCCCCAATGGCAAGGCTTTAGAACTGACCACACCAGATGTGGTATGCAGTCTGCCTCCTCAATGCCTGAGATCGCTGATGCCACAAGGAACAGGCATGCCCAAGGCCTATCGCCAAAGGCTAATGAAATTACCTCAACCCAGTGGAGCTTTGGTGTTCTACGGAGCCATCGATCGCAGCGCCCTGCCTAAGAACTGTCCTGTCCATCTGCAAAGAGCCTCCAAGACACCCGGCTCCCTGTTCGTATCAATCAGCCGTGAGGGAGATGGCCGTGCTCCCGCTGGTCAAGCCACAGTGATTGCAAGTGTGTTCACCGCCACAGCGGAGTGGTGGGGCCTAACTGAATCCACCTATCAAGAACGCAAGCAAACAGCCCTGTTAGCCATCCGCCAAACACTTGAAAGTTGGTTAGATCTCGCACCTGAAGCTTGGCAGCATCAAGAACTAGCCACACCCAGGAGCTTTGCACATTGGACTGGTCGGCCCAATGGAATTGTGGGTGGCCTTGGGCAGCACCCTTCACAATTTGGGCCCTTCGGACTAGCAAGCCGCACTCCCATGCGAGGGCTCTGGCTCTGTGGCGACTCAATTCACCCTGGTGAAGGTACTGCAGGGGTGAGCATCTCGGCACTCATGACCTGTCGCCAGCTCATGGCTCAGCGAGGTCATCAGTTGCGGGTGGCGAATTGA
- the recA gene encoding recombinase RecA: MSVDVKSAQSSKSDSLQVEPRPGERDKALNLVLGQIERNFGKGSIMRLGDASRMRVETFPTGALTLDLALGGGYPKGRVVEVYGPESSGKTTLTLHAIAEVQRRGGVAAFVDAEHALDPVYAASLGVDIENLLVSQPDTGEMALEIVDQLVRSAAVDIVVVDSVAALTPRSEIEGEMGDLAVGSQARLMSQAMRKITGNIGKSGCTVIFLNQLRLKIGVTYGNPETTTGGNALKFYASVRLDIRRIQTLKRGTEEYGIRAKVKVAKNKVAPPFRIAEFDILFGRGISTLGCLLDLAEETGVVIRKGAWYSYEGDNIGQGRDNTITWLEQNSEAQEQIEVLVRQKLTEGSEVTANSMRPLAAAARTAAKKPAVSLASEAA; the protein is encoded by the coding sequence ATGTCAGTTGACGTGAAATCAGCCCAATCCTCTAAGTCTGATTCCCTCCAGGTTGAACCCCGTCCAGGTGAGCGGGACAAAGCTCTCAATTTGGTGCTTGGTCAGATTGAACGCAATTTTGGCAAGGGTTCGATCATGCGCTTGGGGGATGCCTCTCGGATGCGGGTGGAGACCTTCCCTACAGGGGCGCTGACCCTTGATCTTGCCCTTGGCGGTGGGTACCCGAAAGGACGAGTCGTGGAGGTGTACGGCCCGGAGAGTTCCGGTAAAACCACCCTTACCCTGCATGCCATCGCCGAGGTACAGCGTCGTGGTGGCGTCGCAGCTTTTGTGGATGCCGAGCATGCGCTCGATCCGGTCTACGCAGCCTCTTTAGGAGTGGATATTGAGAACCTGCTGGTCTCGCAGCCGGACACGGGGGAGATGGCTCTGGAGATAGTCGACCAGCTTGTGCGCTCTGCCGCCGTTGATATCGTTGTTGTGGATTCCGTTGCTGCGCTCACTCCTCGGTCTGAGATCGAAGGTGAAATGGGCGATTTAGCTGTGGGTAGCCAGGCCCGTCTGATGAGTCAGGCGATGCGCAAGATCACTGGCAACATCGGCAAATCTGGCTGCACGGTCATTTTTCTCAACCAGTTGCGTCTCAAGATAGGCGTCACTTACGGCAACCCGGAGACGACGACTGGTGGCAATGCTCTCAAGTTTTACGCCTCCGTACGTCTCGATATCCGTCGTATTCAAACGCTCAAACGCGGCACGGAGGAGTATGGAATTCGTGCCAAGGTGAAGGTGGCTAAAAATAAGGTAGCCCCTCCGTTTCGTATTGCTGAGTTCGATATTCTTTTTGGTCGTGGCATCAGTACCTTGGGTTGCTTGCTTGACCTAGCTGAAGAAACCGGTGTTGTTATCCGTAAGGGTGCCTGGTACAGCTATGAGGGCGACAATATCGGTCAGGGACGTGACAACACGATTACTTGGCTTGAGCAGAATTCTGAAGCCCAGGAGCAGATTGAAGTTCTTGTGCGTCAGAAACTCACTGAAGGGTCTGAGGTGACCGCTAATTCCATGCGTCCGTTGGCGGCTGCGGCGCGCACTGCGGCTAAAAAACCTGCCGTCAGCTTGGCATCTGAAGCTGCTTAA
- a CDS encoding HAD family hydrolase, with the protein MTSRSLLVFDFDGVIVDGMGEYWWSARHACLQLVGLDFGPDPLPDAAPEAFRLLRPWIHQGWEMVLLAAELLRSDGPLLRHGAKAFSVDYHLRCQQALDAWGWQPGQLQEALEQVRRSALEADRLNWLARHRPFPGVIERLRGLHDEGFDLVVLTTKGAEFTAELLKCFQLAPHGLYGHESGSKTEVLLRLAAERPLRGFVEDRRVTLETVLATPGLSSLPCYLASWGYLKPEDSRALPMGIRLLEPEALAAPLASWP; encoded by the coding sequence TTGACGTCTCGCTCCCTGTTGGTTTTCGACTTTGACGGTGTCATTGTTGATGGGATGGGCGAGTACTGGTGGAGTGCCCGGCACGCTTGTCTGCAGTTAGTGGGTCTTGACTTTGGTCCAGACCCTTTGCCCGATGCTGCTCCTGAAGCTTTTCGTTTGCTCCGGCCCTGGATCCATCAGGGTTGGGAGATGGTGCTTTTGGCGGCAGAGCTGCTGCGCTCTGATGGACCCTTGCTGAGGCATGGAGCTAAGGCCTTTTCGGTCGATTATCACTTGCGATGTCAGCAGGCTTTAGATGCTTGGGGATGGCAGCCAGGTCAGTTGCAGGAGGCCTTGGAGCAGGTGCGGCGGAGTGCGCTGGAGGCCGATCGGTTGAATTGGCTGGCCCGCCACCGCCCTTTTCCTGGTGTGATTGAGCGTCTTCGTGGCCTCCACGATGAAGGCTTCGACTTGGTGGTGCTCACCACCAAGGGGGCCGAGTTCACCGCTGAACTGTTGAAGTGCTTTCAACTTGCTCCTCATGGGTTGTACGGCCATGAGTCGGGCAGTAAGACTGAGGTGCTGCTGCGGTTGGCGGCGGAGCGACCACTGCGGGGCTTCGTTGAGGATCGTCGTGTCACCCTCGAGACGGTGCTCGCGACGCCCGGACTCTCTTCTCTGCCTTGCTATCTGGCGAGTTGGGGCTACCTCAAGCCGGAAGACTCTCGGGCCTTGCCCATGGGTATTCGCCTGTTGGAGCCAGAAGCTTTGGCGGCACCCTTGGCGAGCTGGCCCTGA